The following coding sequences are from one uncultured Desulfobacter sp. window:
- a CDS encoding class I SAM-dependent methyltransferase, translating into MEIQVSTPTFWEDQWLKIIERSKSEQPARSGCAMKKWDNMAKDFARRTSTEKASAKRDATLKQLVDKGILTPETRVLDIGAGPGSWALPMAKICAHVTALEPSDGMIDIMSERIEQEKVNNITIVQNTWQETDLAQQGWEKAFDLVFAAMTPGIDGPDAVMKLMDAATQYCYMSAFSGPGMSQQFAPLWKKLFDRPMPQRHTDIIYPFNQVYAMGYRPDITFSWWDKEIDWDRDHTIRHITRFFQSHMEITREAEQIIADYVDTRCIDGKYVPAAPVCRGAMTWSVHEDRRTTQGASDGI; encoded by the coding sequence ATGGAAATACAAGTAAGCACCCCAACGTTCTGGGAAGATCAGTGGTTAAAAATCATTGAACGGTCTAAATCTGAACAGCCGGCACGGTCGGGCTGCGCCATGAAAAAATGGGATAACATGGCAAAGGATTTTGCCCGGCGGACCAGCACAGAAAAGGCCTCCGCCAAGCGGGACGCCACGCTTAAACAGCTTGTGGACAAAGGAATCCTGACACCGGAAACCCGGGTCCTGGACATCGGCGCAGGCCCTGGCTCCTGGGCCCTGCCCATGGCCAAAATCTGTGCCCATGTCACCGCCCTTGAACCCTCGGACGGCATGATCGACATCATGTCCGAACGGATTGAACAGGAAAAGGTCAATAATATCACCATTGTCCAGAACACCTGGCAGGAGACGGATTTGGCCCAACAGGGATGGGAAAAGGCATTTGATCTGGTATTTGCCGCCATGACACCCGGCATTGACGGGCCGGATGCCGTCATGAAACTGATGGACGCCGCCACCCAATACTGTTACATGAGCGCCTTTTCGGGGCCCGGCATGAGCCAGCAGTTTGCGCCCCTGTGGAAAAAATTATTCGACCGCCCCATGCCCCAAAGGCACACGGATATCATCTATCCGTTCAACCAGGTCTATGCCATGGGGTATCGCCCGGACATCACCTTTTCCTGGTGGGACAAAGAGATCGACTGGGACAGGGATCATACCATCCGCCATATCACCCGATTTTTTCAATCCCATATGGAGATTACCCGGGAGGCGGAGCAAATCATCGCCGATTATGTGGACACCCGATGTATTGACGGCAAATATGTACCGGCCGCTCCGGTCTGCCGGGGTGCCATGACCTGGTCTGTTCACGAAGACCGCAGAACTACCCAGGGAGCGTCGGATGGCATTTAA
- a CDS encoding TonB-dependent receptor, whose translation MKNHLLKGSTVAASLMLILFCISPLQADETKVAKDAEQSKVQEIEEMVVEDEARVQGYKTTPSQTTMELEYITFIGEPTFLLDAIKTNAMVDFRGASDLDPGVDSVYLNGFSAKRFVTAMDGVTLQKTGGRKSSNIVDWAQLPSFLLESVEILPGPHSALFDAKSIGGVLNMKTQTPKAYDTRVPELTYTTGYRSYDTFSNTAVIQGGVDKFIYDFAYQNYMTDGYLRNSETETNIGFGRLGLILPGDGYITFSASVSDIDRDSPVNNPGLTQDDEIDVDSGYPEVTGSAWDPWQNPTWDSTAETYRLNYAQTLGVNRLSFGAYYGEETRERVYLDWVNSKDKSQGTKISAMITDWWQQGGKIMDEIKWAGGETTVGVDFTQLFDEGVDDSKTERIRKKGVFVQHKLGIVPHVDMTLGLRYEDVNTWVSKWSNGNPHNAYYDKYIKRDFNQVIPKSMTTWHMDHLGDGFRDTTLSAGISKIWHAPDYHGDYNPQGRPAGITLDPEHGMGYDLILNRRLWGNVNLKAGYAFYDIKDFIATNSKYAQYSGTDAGALRYSDYKVNLEEVYRHGVTVELSGNVTPELSFYLSWAWQKFENQGDEPAGETELDQRAEHQVGIGLRYAFNERATLMLDYTYQSDETTEVSEEIADDVWNFHTVDIPAHSVVDLGFQYKCFEQLGWLKNGTVNLYIKNLLDEDYYDSSGYPATDRTVGVTFTIKI comes from the coding sequence TTGAAAAATCACCTACTGAAAGGCTCGACCGTTGCTGCATCCCTGATGTTGATCCTCTTTTGCATAAGCCCGTTGCAGGCGGATGAAACCAAAGTCGCCAAAGATGCGGAACAAAGCAAAGTTCAAGAAATAGAAGAGATGGTCGTGGAAGACGAGGCACGGGTCCAGGGGTATAAAACAACACCGTCCCAGACCACCATGGAACTTGAATATATCACATTCATCGGAGAGCCCACCTTTTTACTGGATGCCATCAAAACCAATGCCATGGTGGATTTCAGAGGCGCATCAGACCTTGACCCCGGGGTGGACAGCGTCTATCTGAACGGGTTCAGCGCCAAACGGTTCGTCACGGCCATGGACGGTGTGACCCTTCAGAAAACCGGCGGTCGAAAATCAAGCAACATTGTGGACTGGGCCCAGCTGCCTTCGTTTTTGCTGGAATCCGTTGAAATCCTTCCGGGCCCCCATTCCGCCCTGTTTGATGCCAAAAGCATCGGCGGGGTGTTAAACATGAAAACCCAAACGCCCAAAGCCTACGACACCCGGGTGCCGGAGCTGACGTATACAACAGGATACCGCTCATATGATACTTTTTCCAATACCGCAGTAATCCAAGGCGGGGTGGATAAATTTATCTACGATTTTGCATATCAGAATTATATGACCGACGGGTATCTGCGCAACAGTGAAACTGAAACCAACATTGGATTCGGACGCCTTGGATTGATACTTCCGGGAGATGGATACATCACCTTTTCGGCCTCAGTATCAGATATTGACCGGGATTCACCGGTCAATAATCCCGGTTTAACACAAGACGATGAGATAGATGTCGATTCCGGCTACCCGGAGGTGACGGGCAGTGCCTGGGATCCCTGGCAGAATCCCACCTGGGACAGTACGGCCGAAACCTACCGTCTCAACTATGCCCAGACCTTGGGGGTTAATCGCCTCAGCTTTGGTGCCTATTACGGTGAAGAGACCCGCGAGCGGGTCTATTTAGACTGGGTAAACTCAAAAGACAAATCCCAAGGGACCAAAATAAGTGCCATGATAACGGACTGGTGGCAGCAGGGCGGCAAGATCATGGACGAAATCAAGTGGGCCGGGGGTGAAACCACCGTTGGTGTGGACTTTACCCAGCTGTTTGACGAAGGGGTGGACGACAGCAAAACAGAAAGAATCCGCAAAAAAGGTGTTTTTGTCCAGCATAAACTCGGCATCGTTCCCCACGTGGACATGACCCTGGGGCTGCGGTACGAGGATGTCAATACCTGGGTCAGCAAATGGTCCAACGGCAATCCGCACAATGCATATTACGATAAATACATAAAACGAGATTTTAACCAGGTCATCCCCAAATCCATGACAACCTGGCATATGGACCACTTAGGCGACGGGTTCCGGGACACCACCCTGTCTGCCGGGATCAGTAAAATCTGGCACGCCCCGGATTATCACGGGGATTACAACCCCCAGGGACGGCCTGCCGGTATCACCCTGGATCCGGAACACGGCATGGGATATGACCTGATTTTAAACCGCAGGCTCTGGGGCAACGTCAACCTGAAGGCCGGATATGCATTCTACGACATCAAGGATTTCATCGCCACCAACAGCAAATATGCCCAATATTCGGGCACCGATGCCGGAGCTCTGCGGTACAGCGACTACAAAGTCAATCTGGAGGAGGTCTACCGGCATGGCGTCACCGTTGAGCTGTCGGGCAATGTTACGCCGGAACTTTCCTTTTATCTGAGCTGGGCCTGGCAGAAATTTGAAAACCAGGGAGATGAACCCGCCGGGGAGACCGAACTGGACCAGCGGGCCGAGCACCAGGTCGGGATTGGACTGCGCTATGCCTTTAACGAACGAGCAACCCTGATGCTGGATTACACTTACCAGAGTGATGAAACCACGGAGGTCTCCGAAGAGATTGCCGATGATGTCTGGAATTTTCACACGGTGGATATCCCGGCCCACAGCGTGGTGGACCTAGGTTTTCAGTACAAATGCTTTGAGCAGCTTGGCTGGCTGAAAAACGGCACAGTAAACCTCTATATTAAAAACCTGCTGGACGAAGACTACTATGACAGCTCTGGGTATCCGGCCACGGACAGGACAGTGGGCGTCACATTCACAATTAAAATCTAA
- a CDS encoding tetratricopeptide repeat protein, with translation MNPILKTVIVVLIFSAGTVFPLEKAKAQGDQKMPVAVQHLLINVRKAMDKNEYTTAVKLIQADQAKAQSKAPCSHPTVCLALGNCFLMQKNMAGAESAYLTALSLDKTYLDAQVNLAKVYTDTHRTAKAGEAFLAAYKLSDPKNPKHLYYSAVMALTDGKTRTAIRRFESLFSTHPNQVTREWRENYANALVTAQQWKKAAPVIRTLIAQSTGEARIKWQENLLQIYLTMNDTGNALDLAGTLSRQTPSEARWWKALVHIRLTRGEYADAFEYLIIYSFIKPLSRQEKKLFADLSLQLNIPARAAHMYETLITESAGQKASPKQTRQMINRLVCAYRQMGRSDKALAVLDRFDPQVGNPELLLLKGDVLYESKDYKAADKAFRTAAKKNCSQKGRAWLMAGYAAWQYNDFVAGRNAFKQAAQYKRHRKDALAAIAQLNKRIRM, from the coding sequence ATGAATCCGATTCTAAAAACCGTCATTGTTGTTCTAATTTTTTCCGCTGGGACTGTTTTTCCACTGGAAAAAGCCAAAGCCCAAGGCGATCAAAAAATGCCTGTGGCGGTTCAGCATCTGCTGATCAACGTCAGGAAAGCCATGGATAAAAATGAGTATACCACTGCCGTCAAACTCATCCAGGCGGACCAGGCCAAAGCCCAGAGCAAGGCCCCGTGCAGCCATCCCACGGTCTGCCTGGCCCTGGGCAACTGCTTTTTGATGCAAAAGAATATGGCCGGTGCCGAGTCGGCATATTTGACTGCCTTGTCCCTGGATAAAACCTACCTGGATGCCCAGGTGAACCTGGCCAAGGTCTATACGGACACCCACCGGACCGCCAAGGCCGGCGAGGCCTTCTTGGCTGCGTATAAACTATCGGACCCCAAAAATCCAAAACACCTCTACTACAGTGCAGTGATGGCGCTCACCGACGGCAAGACCCGGACCGCCATCCGCAGATTTGAATCTTTATTTTCCACCCACCCAAACCAGGTCACCCGGGAATGGCGGGAAAACTATGCCAACGCCCTGGTCACAGCCCAGCAATGGAAAAAAGCCGCACCTGTGATCAGAACCCTGATTGCCCAATCCACAGGCGAAGCCCGGATCAAATGGCAGGAAAACCTGCTCCAGATTTACCTGACCATGAATGACACCGGCAATGCCCTGGATCTTGCCGGCACCCTGAGCCGGCAGACCCCCTCCGAAGCCAGGTGGTGGAAGGCCCTGGTCCACATCCGTCTGACCCGGGGCGAGTATGCCGACGCCTTTGAATATCTGATTATCTACAGCTTTATAAAGCCGCTGTCCCGGCAGGAAAAAAAACTGTTTGCAGATCTCAGCCTGCAGTTGAACATACCGGCCCGGGCCGCCCATATGTATGAAACCCTGATAACCGAATCGGCCGGGCAAAAGGCATCACCGAAGCAGACCCGGCAGATGATCAACCGCCTGGTCTGTGCCTACCGCCAGATGGGCCGGTCGGACAAGGCCCTGGCAGTGCTCGACCGATTTGATCCCCAGGTTGGCAATCCGGAACTGTTGCTGCTCAAAGGCGATGTCCTGTACGAATCAAAAGATTATAAGGCGGCGGACAAAGCGTTCAGAACCGCAGCCAAAAAAAATTGTTCCCAAAAGGGACGGGCCTGGCTGATGGCCGGGTATGCGGCCTGGCAGTATAACGATTTTGTGGCCGGCCGCAACGCGTTTAAACAGGCAGCCCAGTATAAACGCCATCGCAAGGATGCCCTGGCAGCCATTGCACAGCTCAACAAACGCATCCGGATGTAA
- a CDS encoding energy transducer TonB, with translation MKTAVKSLGLDSGWQPWAMAVAGTLALNLVLFSAIPNLMKPQDAATQVGPMIQQIQLTRMRRPTIEPEKKKKTPPPKAQPKKQVAKPRVNRQITRSLSLPFEVNPRLPQGPATISVPEVMSTSLDSLSLDTLFDTGDLDQPLTVISRVPPVYPFRAKAKGIEGWVSVEFTVNEQGRVQDIKIIDAEPEKIFDDSVMQCVGAWRFKPGRVNREIVKTRARTRVRFKLN, from the coding sequence ATGAAAACCGCGGTAAAGTCCCTGGGCCTGGACAGTGGGTGGCAGCCCTGGGCGATGGCCGTGGCCGGTACCCTGGCCCTGAATCTGGTGCTTTTTTCCGCGATTCCCAATCTGATGAAACCCCAGGATGCCGCCACCCAGGTGGGCCCCATGATCCAGCAGATCCAGCTCACCCGGATGCGGCGCCCCACCATTGAACCGGAAAAGAAAAAGAAGACGCCGCCACCCAAGGCCCAACCGAAAAAACAGGTGGCCAAACCCAGGGTGAACCGGCAAATCACCCGGTCCCTTTCCCTGCCCTTTGAGGTCAATCCCCGGCTGCCCCAGGGACCTGCGACCATCTCCGTGCCCGAAGTGATGTCAACATCCCTGGACAGCCTCAGCCTTGACACCCTTTTTGACACCGGAGACCTGGATCAGCCGTTGACGGTGATCTCCAGGGTGCCGCCGGTGTACCCCTTCCGGGCCAAGGCCAAGGGCATTGAAGGCTGGGTTTCCGTGGAATTCACGGTGAATGAACAGGGCCGTGTCCAGGACATCAAAATTATAGATGCGGAACCTGAAAAAATATTTGACGACAGCGTGATGCAGTGCGTGGGGGCCTGGCGGTTCAAACCCGGCCGGGTCAACCGGGAAATTGTAAAAACCCGGGCCAGAACACGCGTCCGCTTTAAATTAAATTGA
- a CDS encoding biopolymer transporter ExbD, which yields MLNVSAGRKHKKSAVELNIAPLIDMVFILLIFFLVTTSFVKETGIDVARPTASTATTQSKATILIAVDSRNRVFMDHREIDIRAVRANTERALAENPDGAVVVVADRQSDTGVAIQVMDGCRLAGAANVSLAAALPEGQ from the coding sequence ATGTTAAACGTTTCAGCCGGCAGAAAACATAAAAAAAGCGCAGTGGAGCTCAACATTGCGCCCCTCATTGATATGGTGTTTATTCTGCTGATTTTTTTCCTTGTCACCACAAGTTTTGTCAAGGAGACCGGCATTGATGTGGCCCGGCCCACCGCATCCACAGCAACCACCCAATCCAAAGCCACCATCCTCATCGCCGTGGACAGCCGGAACCGGGTCTTCATGGACCACCGGGAGATCGATATCCGGGCGGTCAGGGCCAACACCGAACGGGCCCTGGCTGAAAACCCCGACGGGGCCGTGGTGGTGGTTGCGGACCGCCAATCGGACACCGGCGTGGCCATCCAGGTCATGGACGGCTGCCGCCTGGCAGGCGCAGCCAATGTCTCTTTGGCAGCCGCCCTTCCGGAGGGACAATGA
- a CDS encoding MotA/TolQ/ExbB proton channel family protein, whose product MPAFLGENLELMTDLIRAGGVVMVPLVILSLVMWLLILERAFFFRRLYKKNMNSTTALSLVRDNTLPDPKIYRGAVSLLVTEFIQNRSGSAQLDRHLLDAAVTRINRRMTRSLAVIGVLAAMAPLMGLLGTVTGMITTFDVLAIFGTGNAKAMAGGISESLITTQTGLIVAIPGLYMKGFLDRRAEHLSQRIQRMGLYLKRHL is encoded by the coding sequence ATGCCGGCGTTTCTTGGTGAGAACCTTGAACTCATGACGGACCTGATCCGGGCCGGCGGCGTGGTTATGGTTCCCCTGGTCATCTTAAGCCTTGTCATGTGGCTGCTGATTCTCGAACGGGCCTTTTTTTTCAGGCGGCTGTACAAAAAAAACATGAACAGCACCACCGCCCTCTCCCTGGTCCGGGACAACACCCTGCCCGACCCCAAAATCTACCGCGGGGCGGTCAGTCTTCTGGTCACGGAGTTCATTCAGAACCGGTCGGGTTCCGCCCAACTGGACCGCCACCTCCTGGATGCCGCCGTGACCCGGATCAACCGGCGCATGACCCGCTCCCTGGCCGTGATCGGGGTTCTGGCGGCCATGGCCCCGCTCATGGGGCTGCTGGGCACCGTCACCGGCATGATCACCACCTTTGACGTGCTGGCCATTTTCGGCACGGGCAATGCCAAAGCCATGGCCGGGGGTATTTCAGAATCCCTGATCACCACCCAGACAGGTTTAATCGTTGCCATTCCCGGACTCTACATGAAAGGGTTTCTGGACCGGCGGGCCGAACATCTAAGCCAGCGCATTCAGCGGATGGGCTTATACCTGAAAAGACATCTATAG
- a CDS encoding MotA/TolQ/ExbB proton channel family protein — protein sequence MMTAAILCTMILFGHSAWAKDMREIRIETQKIEEAMKQKAAAELSAAQEAAQESRRQILSDRSKLNQAIANLKQRIMGVDVELKALKSENETLTAQADQLTAKLDEAQGTIQELSGVIRMNAKDVRSLLDDSFLTGVHQPDTRFLAAMTDNSVIPGMDQIKAMSNLMFEQIDQGGAVSLETGTIVNREGKAQESQILILGAFTAAYRLDKESGFLSYSHGEEKLYALSKLPPAAMQDQLTRYMAGKSDAVPMDISRGGALNQLIHDLSLVDQIPQGGPIVWPILAILLLGALITLERIFFILKRKIKLETVCGRIETQAEARNWEACAETCDKYSKNPVVRVIRSGVDSRDLPREDMENAVQEAILKEIPPMERFLSTMGMLAAIAPLLGLLGTVTGMIDTFHVITMHGTGDPRMMSGGISEALVTTMLGLSVAIPIMLSHTLLSRAVENSVGMMEEKAVALINIVQKYKGA from the coding sequence ATGATGACAGCGGCCATTTTATGTACGATGATACTTTTCGGGCACTCCGCATGGGCAAAGGATATGCGGGAAATTCGCATTGAAACCCAAAAGATTGAAGAGGCGATGAAACAAAAGGCGGCGGCGGAACTGTCTGCCGCCCAAGAGGCCGCCCAGGAAAGCCGCCGGCAAATTCTGTCGGACAGATCCAAACTGAACCAGGCCATTGCGAATTTAAAGCAGCGGATCATGGGCGTTGATGTCGAGCTCAAGGCCCTTAAATCTGAGAATGAAACTCTCACGGCCCAGGCTGACCAATTGACGGCAAAGCTGGATGAGGCCCAGGGCACCATTCAAGAGCTGTCCGGCGTGATCCGCATGAATGCCAAAGACGTGCGTTCCCTTCTGGACGACAGCTTTCTGACCGGGGTGCACCAGCCGGACACCCGGTTTTTAGCGGCCATGACGGATAATTCGGTTATTCCCGGGATGGATCAGATCAAAGCGATGTCAAATCTGATGTTCGAGCAGATTGACCAGGGCGGAGCTGTCAGCCTGGAAACCGGCACAATCGTCAACCGGGAAGGAAAGGCCCAGGAGAGTCAAATCCTGATCCTTGGTGCATTTACAGCCGCATACCGGCTGGACAAAGAATCCGGATTTCTCAGCTACAGCCATGGAGAGGAGAAACTGTACGCCCTGTCCAAACTGCCGCCTGCCGCCATGCAGGACCAACTGACCCGGTACATGGCCGGCAAAAGTGATGCCGTTCCCATGGACATTTCCCGGGGTGGTGCATTGAACCAACTCATTCACGACTTGAGCCTGGTGGACCAGATTCCCCAGGGCGGCCCTATTGTCTGGCCCATTCTGGCCATTCTGCTATTGGGCGCATTGATTACTCTGGAGCGGATCTTTTTCATTTTGAAGCGGAAAATCAAGCTTGAAACCGTATGCGGCCGGATTGAAACCCAGGCCGAGGCCCGGAACTGGGAGGCGTGTGCTGAAACCTGCGATAAGTACAGTAAAAATCCAGTGGTTCGCGTTATCCGCTCTGGGGTTGACAGCCGGGACCTTCCCAGGGAAGACATGGAAAATGCGGTCCAGGAGGCCATTCTCAAAGAGATCCCCCCCATGGAACGATTTTTGTCCACCATGGGTATGCTGGCCGCCATTGCCCCCCTGCTGGGACTGTTGGGAACGGTTACCGGCATGATCGACACCTTCCATGTCATCACCATGCACGGCACAGGCGACCCGAGAATGATGTCCGGCGGTATTTCCGAAGCCCTGGTGACCACCATGCTGGGCCTGTCCGTGGCCATTCCCATTATGCTCTCCCACACCCTGTTGAGCCGGGCAGTGGAAAACAGCGTGGGGATGATGGAGGAAAAAGCGGTGGCACTGATCAATATCGTCCAGAAATACAAGGGGGCCTGA
- a CDS encoding DUF3450 domain-containing protein translates to MNKGKTAIPLLLLLTLSWSGEVLANNVKKQIEAPVHKAVGIEQKTQAQEAQWRDEREKKTLEFEALEKELAMMEQERDTEAARKTALSSDITQTTRQLADIAEIESQMAPYLCELLDKIKTLNSKDLPFLQAERQNRLQGLEELNADPEAPVSEKFRKLMEALLVETEYGTTVEVYQQTIPLSGEETLVNIFRLGRLRLFYQTLDKRQCGFFNPAQKIWQPLEDAYLKPIQAAIDMGSKRKPVEMLTLPLGRIVVQ, encoded by the coding sequence ATGAACAAAGGCAAAACGGCCATACCGCTCCTTTTGTTACTCACACTGTCATGGTCCGGTGAGGTCCTGGCCAATAATGTGAAAAAACAAATTGAAGCCCCTGTTCACAAGGCGGTGGGCATTGAGCAGAAAACCCAGGCCCAGGAAGCCCAATGGCGCGACGAAAGAGAAAAAAAGACCTTGGAGTTCGAAGCCCTGGAAAAAGAACTGGCCATGATGGAACAAGAGCGGGACACAGAAGCAGCCCGGAAGACAGCACTGAGTTCAGATATAACCCAAACAACCAGGCAATTGGCGGATATTGCCGAAATTGAAAGTCAAATGGCGCCATATCTTTGCGAGTTGTTAGATAAAATTAAAACCTTGAACAGCAAAGACCTGCCTTTTTTACAAGCGGAGCGTCAAAACCGGCTTCAAGGCCTTGAAGAATTAAACGCCGACCCCGAAGCCCCGGTAAGCGAGAAATTCAGAAAATTAATGGAAGCCCTACTGGTGGAAACCGAATACGGCACAACCGTTGAAGTCTACCAGCAGACCATCCCCCTTTCCGGGGAAGAGACCCTGGTCAACATATTCAGACTCGGTCGCCTGCGCCTTTTTTACCAGACCCTGGACAAACGGCAATGCGGGTTCTTCAATCCGGCCCAAAAGATATGGCAGCCGTTGGAAGACGCCTATCTTAAACCCATCCAGGCCGCCATAGATATGGGATCCAAACGCAAACCCGTTGAAATGTTAACCCTGCCGTTAGGAAGGATCGTGGTCCAATGA
- a CDS encoding type II toxin-antitoxin system RelE/ParE family toxin: MKPRWRVLFCDGRDHACPVTDFINSCPEKHQVKLLRLLGLLEEHGPTLPRPYADLLHDGVHELRFTLSRDRVRVLYFFCYQKFIVLYEVFFKNTRRVPEKYIDQVIAYRDEFLSRISQKKLEKISRDVS, translated from the coding sequence ATGAAACCGAGATGGAGAGTTCTTTTTTGCGATGGTAGGGATCATGCCTGTCCGGTTACGGATTTTATTAATTCCTGCCCTGAGAAACACCAGGTAAAGCTGCTGAGACTGCTTGGACTGCTGGAAGAGCATGGGCCGACCCTGCCAAGACCCTATGCGGATCTGCTCCATGACGGGGTTCACGAACTTCGTTTTACCCTGTCCCGGGATCGCGTCCGGGTACTCTATTTTTTTTGTTATCAGAAATTTATCGTATTGTATGAGGTGTTTTTCAAAAATACCCGCAGGGTGCCTGAAAAATATATTGATCAGGTCATCGCCTACCGGGATGAGTTTTTGTCCCGGATATCCCAAAAAAAACTGGAGAAGATCAGCCGTGATGTTTCTTAA
- a CDS encoding IS1 family transposase: MNNIKTPISKVASALRLRGEGLGLRATGRVLRSNKNTIALWENRFADQKATLLLYGFCHEFISLTFEGDELYTIVGKRTMPLESEGWTAVIIERASRFIVDQRCGKKDTSLFKSVMKTVCEYIDHTDDLSFLSDGERRYGNTLFELCSEVLKTGKRGRPPRVLPKGVRVRVKNKGDQKHQKGRKRPKYQAPQREHLDTAQNLKEFEIHANHLEAQNAAIRRKNSTFRRKTNTYAKTIKGLQRTLDVHQIIHNYVRPHWTTREVPAVALGILAKPLSLEGILSMQRAV, translated from the coding sequence ATGAATAATATTAAAACTCCCATCAGCAAGGTTGCATCTGCATTGAGACTTCGCGGTGAAGGCCTTGGGCTTCGAGCAACTGGCAGAGTCTTGAGGTCAAACAAAAATACCATTGCACTATGGGAAAATAGATTTGCCGACCAAAAAGCTACATTGTTGCTATATGGTTTTTGTCATGAATTTATATCCCTGACATTTGAAGGAGATGAACTCTACACCATCGTCGGTAAACGGACAATGCCATTGGAATCCGAAGGCTGGACAGCGGTCATTATAGAAAGAGCCAGTCGATTTATTGTCGACCAACGATGTGGAAAAAAAGATACATCCTTATTCAAATCAGTTATGAAAACCGTATGCGAGTATATCGATCATACAGATGATTTGTCATTTCTTTCAGATGGTGAAAGGCGATATGGTAATACGCTTTTCGAGTTATGCTCTGAGGTTTTAAAAACAGGCAAAAGAGGACGTCCCCCCAGGGTTCTTCCTAAAGGAGTCAGAGTTCGTGTCAAAAACAAAGGGGATCAAAAACACCAAAAAGGCCGTAAGCGTCCAAAATACCAAGCGCCACAGCGAGAACATCTTGATACGGCTCAAAATTTAAAGGAGTTCGAAATCCATGCCAACCACCTTGAGGCTCAAAACGCTGCAATCAGACGAAAGAATAGTACCTTCAGGAGAAAAACAAACACTTATGCAAAAACGATAAAGGGCTTACAAAGGACTTTGGATGTTCATCAAATAATTCACAACTATGTCCGTCCGCATTGGACGACAAGAGAGGTCCCCGCTGTTGCTTTGGGAATATTAGCAAAACCGCTTTCTCTGGAAGGGATCTTATCCATGCAGAGAGCTGTATAA
- a CDS encoding AAA family ATPase, translating into MQDTHTIEQAPMADFFGWKYHPFADTYEQRKLWLPKEDLRKLDTIKRLLHHGKSTALCGPSGTGKTTLIHALVSDLDRNAYLPVMLPYAGHPRNGLTRILAQTLGVDIKSRGMPLITRVQQHIESLSNQANSRHPVLIVDDAQRIESDSLWDLCSLLVQTLQQRSAASLILVGDDSLLRQLRLYAMAPIRSRLTGIMKINAMNEYETQHFIESRLKNAQAPSDLFTKEAMDLIASSTRGNRRGVMNMATICLEEAYYHNEKNVTAELIYNSEWFNESE; encoded by the coding sequence ATGCAAGACACCCATACCATAGAACAGGCGCCCATGGCCGATTTTTTTGGCTGGAAGTACCATCCCTTTGCCGACACCTATGAACAGCGCAAACTCTGGCTACCCAAAGAGGACCTGCGCAAACTCGATACCATAAAACGTTTGCTGCACCATGGCAAAAGCACCGCACTGTGCGGCCCTTCAGGGACCGGAAAAACCACCTTGATTCATGCATTGGTATCGGATCTGGATCGAAATGCATACCTCCCGGTTATGCTGCCCTATGCCGGTCATCCAAGAAACGGACTGACACGCATTCTTGCCCAGACCCTCGGGGTGGATATAAAAAGCCGGGGAATGCCTTTGATTACAAGGGTTCAGCAGCATATTGAATCCTTATCCAACCAGGCCAACTCACGTCATCCGGTGCTGATCGTCGATGATGCTCAGCGCATCGAATCCGACTCCCTCTGGGATCTTTGTTCTCTTCTGGTCCAAACCTTACAACAGAGAAGCGCAGCCTCTCTTATCCTTGTCGGGGACGACTCTCTGCTCAGGCAACTTCGACTTTATGCAATGGCACCGATACGATCCCGGCTCACCGGCATTATGAAAATCAATGCCATGAACGAGTATGAAACCCAGCATTTTATCGAAAGCCGTCTTAAAAATGCACAAGCTCCATCGGACCTGTTTACCAAAGAAGCAATGGATTTGATCGCAAGTTCCACCCGGGGAAACAGACGGGGCGTAATGAATATGGCGACGATCTGTCTTGAGGAGGCCTATTATCACAATGAAAAAAATGTGACTGCCGAGCTCATTTACAACTCGGAATGGTTCAACGAATCTGAGTGA